The region CTTATTAAAAATTATACAAACTATGGAAGATATAACAATCAATGCTTTTATAGTCTCATTTTTAGTGTGGCAAATATTTAATCTAGCTACTTTGGCAGGAATAATTTATTTGTTGTATCGATTGTATAAAAAAATAAAAAAAAATTATTTATTAATAGATTCTAAACCTCGAATGACGTTCGAGGTTTTTCTTTTTTTTCAATTTAAGGTTGATTACTTCTGGAAGTATATTACAGATTAGTTTTTTTTATAATATAAACACTTAAGGGACTGATTAGCGAAAAGTCAGAGGCATTTGCTCAACACTAAGGAGAAGATTTTGCGTAGAAGGAGCTGAATCCCTTGGTTTTAATTTGTCCTCTCTAGAATAATTCAGTACAACGAATATAAAAGTTTCAACGATAGTTCTAAAAAACAAAAAAGCTCCAGATTTCTCTGAAGCTTTTATCGTTGTAGCGGCGACAGGACTCGAGCCGGCAACCACTAAAAGTTTTTTTCAACATTTTTTTATCTTATTAAACCCATGCTTGCCATTAAAACCAACATTCCTTTCTAACCGATGTCGCTCTCACTGGCCAAAAACAAAAAAACGAAATAATTAAAACAATCTAGAAAGGAAAGAAAAACATATTAAAACTAACTAAACTAGTAAATGTTCCTTTTCAATTTTCTGTACTGCCATTTCTAAACCTGTTCAAATATACTTTTGAACTGATATAATATTCTTTCTATCAATCGTAAATCCTCGGTTACAATCTCAACACTTCCTTTCATTTCCTGCTGAAAAACAATTTGTTTATCATAAGACGTTTTCAATCCGTTTGGCAGTGTAACATCAACCCGTAAATTACCCTCTTTATCCGGAACTAATGAAATGTTTTGGATCTCCCCTTTCAGTACCCCAAATTCGCGATCCGGATAATTGGCCAAACGAATATTGACACGCTGACCTACTTTTATTTTTCCCGAATTTAATGCCGGAGCTTTTACTTTTCCAATAAAACCATTTTTGGCATCCGGAATTATAGAAAAAACATTATCGCCAACATTGGTCGTCTGATTTTCATTCCAAACCTGAAGAAAAGTAACTACACCACTCACAGAGGATTTCAGAGTATAAGACAGCTCCCAATCTTTTATTACTTTTTTAAGCTGATAAAAAGACTGCGCCATACTTCGTCCTAAGTTTACTTCTTCCCTGGTGCTGTTTATCTGCGAATTCTGACTTGATTTTGTATTATCAATCAAAGATGATTTCAATTGTGAAATCGAAGACAAAAGGCTTCTGTAATTCTTTTGCGCTTGTAAGAATCCCAGCTTCTTTGCTTCCATTTCCTGAGCCGAAATAATCCCCTTATTGAACAAAACTTCAAAACGGGCTATTTCATTTTTTTGCAGCTCCAGTTCACTTTCATTGATTACCTTTTGCTGTTGCAAAATATCCAGTCTTTCTTTTATTTGAATTTTCTCTGAGCTTTGCGCCCTGCTTTCAACCTCAAACGGATGAAGGTTTTCATTAAGTTCCTGAGCCAGATAATCTTTCTGAAAAACAGCAAATGCACTTTCTATTTCCCCTAATTGCTTATTTTTTAATGATCCAAAAGGAAATGCTTTTCCCGAATTAATATCATAACTATCTACAATGCTTTTCAGTAAAAAAACATCTTTGTAATTGGCTGTATTTTCAATAATAGCCAGTGTACTGTTTTTGGAAACTAGCGTTTTATCCTTTACCAGAATAGCTTCAATCCTGCCGGAGGATTTTGATACAATTTTCTCAGGCGGAATATTGGTTGTAATGACAATTTCGGCATTTACAACGTCGGGATATTTAACAAACCAAGACACAAAAAACAACATGACAATTATAGCAAATATAAGAACCGTTCCCCATCGGATCATCCAATGCGGTACTTTGGTCAGAATGTCCTGAACTTCCTCGCTTCTTAATTCAAACGTATCTTTTTCTTCTGCCATGATTAATTCCCTAATTGCAACTGGTTTTTAACCAATTCAAAATAATTCCCTTTTTGTTCCACTAATGCTGAATGATTTCCTCTTTCGATAATTTTCCCTTTATCCAGAACCACAATCTGATCGGCATTCATTACTGTACTTAATCGATGTGCAATAACTACTACTGTTTTGTTTTCAAAAAAGATATCCAGCTTTCTCATAATTTCTTTTTCATTATTGGCATCCAAAGCAGAAGTGGCTTCATCAAAAAACAGAATTTCAGGATTTTTATACACTGCCCTAGCAATCAGCAAACGTTGTTTTTGTCCTGTACTCATTCCTAGTCCCTCGCCTCCAATTTTCGTATTAAATCCCAATGGTAATCCGCTGATATATTCTTTAATATTAGCAACATCCGCTGCATATAATAATCGTTCTTTATCCACTCTGTCAACACCAAAAGCAATATTATTGGCAATGGTATCGCTAAAAATAAAACCTTCCTGCATCACTGCCCCAATATTCGATCTCCAGGCTTTCTGAGAAATATTTTTAAGCTGCGTATTTCCAATTGTTACTTCTCCTTTTTCCGGTTCGTAAAACTTTAAAAGTAATTTCATCAGGGTTGTTTTTCCACTCCCGCTAACCCCTACAATGGCAGTTACTTTATTGGCCGGAATTACGAGACTTAAATTATCCAGCACAGGAATATCTGATCCCAGATAACGATAAGAAAGATTTTTGATCTCAATATCGGAATCAAAAGGTACTTCGTTCGTTTGATGTTCTTCCTTTTGCAGTTCATCTTCTTTTTGGTGAATTTCCGACAATCTTGCCAGTGAAATTTTTGCATCCTGCAATTCTCGTACAAATTCTATTAATTGGGTAATGGGCCCGTTTAAGCTTCCTACAATAGCGCTAATGGCAAGCATCATCCCTAAAGTTATAGAACCTTCGATCACCAATTTTGCAGAAAGCAGAATGATAAATATATTTTTTAATTCGTTAATTACCGAAGAACCTATTGTTTGCGTCTGTTCCAAAACCAATCCTTTTATAGAAACCCTGAAAAGTCTTGCCTGAACATATTCCCATCCCCATCGTTTTTGTTTTTCGGCATTATGAAGTTTTATCTCCTGCATTCCGTTAATAAGCTCCATTACTTTATTCTGCTCATTTGAAACTTCCGCAAAACGTTTGTAATCTAAAGCTTCTCTTCTTTTTAAAAATAATGTAATCCATCCAAAATAAAAAACACTGCCCACAAAGAACACCAAAAATATCTGCAGATTAA is a window of Flavobacterium crocinum DNA encoding:
- a CDS encoding peptidase domain-containing ABC transporter, which gives rise to MKMFPHYRQADHKDCGPTCLKIIAKYYGKTINIQELRDFSETTREGSNLLFLSDAAEKIGFRTLGVKLSVQRIEEAPLPCILHWNKDHYVVLYKIKKGKYYISDPAFGLLEYNKEEFVKFWIGNNAHDTTREGIALLIEATPNFFESDFDKEENSGLGFRFLFKYLFQYKSFLIQLAIGLLASSLLNLIFPFLTQSIVDVGIQNQNIHFIYLILFTMLFIFAGRTGLELIRSWILLHLSTRINISLISDFFIKLMNLPISFFDVRMTGDIMQRINDHRRIEKILTTSSLNVLFSVINMFVMGAVLAYFNLQIFLVFFVGSVFYFGWITLFLKRREALDYKRFAEVSNEQNKVMELINGMQEIKLHNAEKQKRWGWEYVQARLFRVSIKGLVLEQTQTIGSSVINELKNIFIILLSAKLVIEGSITLGMMLAISAIVGSLNGPITQLIEFVRELQDAKISLARLSEIHQKEDELQKEEHQTNEVPFDSDIEIKNLSYRYLGSDIPVLDNLSLVIPANKVTAIVGVSGSGKTTLMKLLLKFYEPEKGEVTIGNTQLKNISQKAWRSNIGAVMQEGFIFSDTIANNIAFGVDRVDKERLLYAADVANIKEYISGLPLGFNTKIGGEGLGMSTGQKQRLLIARAVYKNPEILFFDEATSALDANNEKEIMRKLDIFFENKTVVVIAHRLSTVMNADQIVVLDKGKIIERGNHSALVEQKGNYFELVKNQLQLGN
- a CDS encoding HlyD family secretion protein, translating into MAEEKDTFELRSEEVQDILTKVPHWMIRWGTVLIFAIIVMLFFVSWFVKYPDVVNAEIVITTNIPPEKIVSKSSGRIEAILVKDKTLVSKNSTLAIIENTANYKDVFLLKSIVDSYDINSGKAFPFGSLKNKQLGEIESAFAVFQKDYLAQELNENLHPFEVESRAQSSEKIQIKERLDILQQQKVINESELELQKNEIARFEVLFNKGIISAQEMEAKKLGFLQAQKNYRSLLSSISQLKSSLIDNTKSSQNSQINSTREEVNLGRSMAQSFYQLKKVIKDWELSYTLKSSVSGVVTFLQVWNENQTTNVGDNVFSIIPDAKNGFIGKVKAPALNSGKIKVGQRVNIRLANYPDREFGVLKGEIQNISLVPDKEGNLRVDVTLPNGLKTSYDKQIVFQQEMKGSVEIVTEDLRLIERILYQFKSIFEQV